The following nucleotide sequence is from Deltaproteobacteria bacterium.
GTAACCCCCCTGAAGTGACGACTTGAAGGTCATCTAATCTCAATACTTTTTAAGTATTTCACTTGACCACTGGAATCCTTGACCTCTTGAATCCTGCAAAAAGATAAAATATTGGTGGAGATGGGGGGATTCGAACCCCCGACCCTCACGTTGCGAACGTGATGCTCTCCCGCTGAGCTACATCCCCACTCGATATCACTCTATCCCTTTTCGTTTTCGAGAAATTCCCTGATTACCCTCTTAAGATCACTCAAGTCTGAGCTCTTCACCACATAGGCATCAGATGCCCAGGTGGTGAGGTCCCTCTTGTAGTCCCCATAGGCGGTGCAGATGATCACCGGCAGCTCCTTGTCCTGCTCCCTTATCCTGCTGAGGACCTCCAGCCCCCCCATGCCGGGCATCTTGAGGTCTAGGGTGACCAAGTCTGGCCTCAATTTGTCCAGTTTTTCCAAGGCCTCCTCCCCCCCCTCGGCCAGTTCCACCTCATACCCCTCCTCCTCCAACTCCTCTTTGTAGAGGAGGCGGATGTGCTCCTCGTCATCGACCACCAAGATCCTCTTCATACCTACCACTTAAAAAATATTAACTTATTTCAAGACCCATGTCTATTATAAAATCCCTGCTTCCTTTCTCTGGCGAAGGTGGGGATGGAGGAAAGCCTCGCTCGTGATACGGACACCTTGACAAATTGTATGGGGAGTGATACGAGGCCTATAGATTACCCTGTCATTCATGATCCTCATAGATATTTTCGGTAAGGTGATGAAACAGAAAGGTTCATGCCGGGCTGTCTCCTATGAGCTGTGTGGAGAGGATTGGGGGAAACAATCGGGTGTCTCTACGGGAGTAAGGGGGGATGAAAAGAAGCGTTCTGCTGAGGGTAAATGGAGAAACTCACGAGGTATTTATCACGCCTAGCCGTACACTGCTTGAGGTCCTTAGGCACGACCTGCACCTGACGGGCGCCAAGGAGGCATGCGGAATAGGTGCGTGCGGGGCCTGTTCCGTGCTTGTCAATGGGAAGCCCGTAAACTCCTGTATAACCCTCGCGGTAGAGGTGGAGGGACAAGAGATAGAGACGATCGAGGGACTTGCAGAGGCGGGTAATCTTCATCCCCTCCAAAAGGCTTTTATAGACCACCATGCCTTCCAGTGCGGGTTCTGCACCCCGGGAATGATTATGGCTGCCAAGGCGCTACTGGACAGGAACCCTGAACCGACTGAAGAAGAGATAAGAAATGCCATATCAGGAAACCTGTGCAGGTGCACGGGCTATGGGAATATCACCAATGCCATATTGAGCGCTGCTGAGAAAATGAGAAAAAAAGAGAGTAGCGGAGAGCGATGAATGACTTCAGATATATAAAAAAGGGCATCAAGAGGACTGATGGAGGACTGATAGTAACCGGCAGGGCACAGTATACTGTGGACATAGAACTTCCCGGTATGCTCTACGGGAAGATACTGAGAAGCCCCTATCCCCATGCCCGAATCAAAGACATCAAGACAGGAAGAGCAGAGGAACTCGAAGGGGTAAAGACGGTAGTCACGGGAAGGGATATCGGCTACCGGAGGTTCTCGTTCATAGATACACCGGCCTACCCTGCAGATCAGACGCCCCTTGCCGTGGATAAGGTGCGGTTTATTGGCGAGGGGGTTGTTGTTGTGGCTGCCATAAACGAGGAGGTAGCCTCAAAGGCGCTCAATCTCATAGACGTTGAATATGAGGAACT
It contains:
- a CDS encoding response regulator; this translates as MKRILVVDDEEHIRLLYKEELEEEGYEVELAEGGEEALEKLDKLRPDLVTLDLKMPGMGGLEVLSRIREQDKELPVIICTAYGDYKRDLTTWASDAYVVKSSDLSDLKRVIREFLENEKG
- a CDS encoding (2Fe-2S)-binding protein, with translation MKRSVLLRVNGETHEVFITPSRTLLEVLRHDLHLTGAKEACGIGACGACSVLVNGKPVNSCITLAVEVEGQEIETIEGLAEAGNLHPLQKAFIDHHAFQCGFCTPGMIMAAKALLDRNPEPTEEEIRNAISGNLCRCTGYGNITNAILSAAEKMRKKESSGER